One genomic window of Bactrocera dorsalis isolate Fly_Bdor chromosome 4, ASM2337382v1, whole genome shotgun sequence includes the following:
- the LOC105223530 gene encoding uncharacterized protein LOC105223530, whose amino-acid sequence MASEKNWVYVLIGACLLLSLVSYTTGKSATDDNLAQTSIRKARSALPQYPKQYPPNHLPKYPRYPPDDDEIMPHHDPPQMEVVLNSQPIKVREKAGQEPQHIMANIPSY is encoded by the exons ATGGCGTCGGAAAAAAACTGGGTATATGTATTAATTGGTG CTTGTCTCCTTTTAAGCCTAGTCTCTTATACAACTGGAAAATCGGCAACTGATGACAACCTGGCGCAAACTTCTATAAGAAAGGCAAGATCAGCTCTGCCGCAATATCCGAAGCAGTATCCACCGAATCATCTGCCAAAGTATCCAAGGTATCCTCCTGATGATGACGAAATAATGCCGCATCACGATCCACCACAAATGGAAGTAGTTTTAAATTCACAGCCTATAAAAGTACGCGAGAAGGCCGGTCAAGAACCACAACATATAATGGCCAATATACCTTCGTACTAA
- the LOC105223528 gene encoding uncharacterized protein LOC105223528, whose protein sequence is MKPKSLCLSVLIVAFLLASEMPRVHGIFLLPVELLGAAAKELHSFVRGVATGVTDVLLPERATMPPIQIVMQNLPVEKDGRKSREIQTYVDAYNLMEPDTSDENKETESSTNEIENGNNSQEPDTTNEDKETDNSESEKNGSQNGNNSLETDNSQKTDVTVEEKVTDNSAENNGSGSKEGEESIGKILNLDNFVKSLIKNLKKSSFLACQINQKMGTATGYLRTSIGYPKTLREH, encoded by the exons ATGAAGCCGAAATCGCTGTGCTTATCCGTCCTCATAGTGG CGTTTCTTCTCGCTTCTGAAATGCCAAGAGTCCatggaatatttttattacctgTAGAGTTGTTAGGAGCTGCTGCAAAAGAACTCCATTCTTTCGTAAGAGGTGTAGCTACTGGCGTTACCGATGTTCTGCTACCTGAACGTGCCACAATGCCACCGATTCAAATTGTGATGCAAAATCTACCAGTAGAGAAAGATGGAAGGAAGAGTAGAGAAATTCAAACGTATGTGGATGCATATAATTTGATGGAACCAGATACCTCCGACGAAAATAAGGAGACGGaaagctcaacaaatgaaaTCGAAAATGGGAATAATTCGCAGGAACCAGATACAACCAACGAAGATAAGGAGACGGATAATTCGGAGTCGGAGAAGAATGGAAGTCAAAATGGGAATAATTCGCTGGAAACAGATAATTCGCAGAAAACAGATGTAACCGTTGAAGAAAAGGTGACAGATAACTCGGCGGAAAATAATGGAAGCGGCAGTAAAGAAGGCGAAGAATCaataggaaaaatattaaatttggatAATTTTGTGAAATCTCTTATAAAGAACTTGAAAAAAT CTTCTTTCTTGGCTTGCCAAATCAATCAGAAAATGGGAACAGCAACGGGCTACCTGAGAACATCAATAGGGTACCCGAAAACATTGCGTGAGCATTGA